From a region of the Enterobacter cancerogenus genome:
- the hns gene encoding histone-like nucleoid-structuring protein H-NS — translation MSEALKILNNIRTLRAQARECTLETLEEMLEKLEVVVNERREEESVAAAEIEERTRKLQQYREMLIADGIDPNELLNSMAAAKTGTKAKRAARPAKYSYIDENGESKTWTGQGRTPAVIKKAMDEQGKQLDDFLIKD, via the coding sequence ATGAGCGAAGCACTTAAAATTCTGAACAACATCCGTACTCTTCGTGCGCAGGCAAGAGAATGTACCCTTGAAACGCTTGAAGAAATGCTGGAAAAATTAGAAGTTGTAGTTAACGAACGTCGTGAAGAAGAAAGCGTAGCTGCTGCTGAAATCGAAGAACGTACGCGTAAACTGCAGCAATACCGTGAAATGCTGATTGCTGATGGTATCGATCCAAATGAATTGCTGAACAGCATGGCTGCAGCGAAAACCGGTACCAAAGCTAAACGCGCTGCGCGTCCTGCTAAATACAGCTACATTGATGAAAACGGCGAGTCTAAAACCTGGACCGGCCAGGGTCGTACTCCAGCTGTAATCAAGAAAGCAATGGACGAGCAGGGTAAACAACTGGATGACTTCCTGATCAAGGATTAA
- the tdk gene encoding thymidine kinase: MAQLYFYYSAMNAGKSTALLQSSYNYQERGMRTVVYTAEIDDRFGAGKVSSRIGLSSPARLYNPETDLLEDIRSEHAKKPIHCVLVDESQFLTREQVHALSEVVDNLDIPVLCYGLRTDFRGELFAGSQYLLAWSDKLVELKTICFCGRKASMVLRLDQSGKPFADGEQVVIGGNERYVSVCRKHYKEALALGSLAVLQDENRK, encoded by the coding sequence ATGGCACAGCTTTATTTCTACTATTCGGCAATGAATGCAGGGAAATCCACAGCGTTACTGCAGTCCTCTTACAATTATCAGGAACGGGGCATGCGAACCGTTGTTTATACTGCCGAGATCGACGACAGATTTGGTGCCGGTAAGGTTAGCTCGAGAATCGGCCTCTCGTCGCCTGCCAGGCTCTACAACCCCGAGACCGACCTGCTGGAAGATATTCGCTCAGAACACGCTAAAAAGCCCATACACTGCGTGCTGGTGGACGAAAGTCAGTTTCTCACCCGCGAGCAGGTTCATGCGTTATCTGAGGTTGTAGACAATCTGGATATCCCGGTCCTTTGCTACGGGCTGCGTACCGATTTCCGGGGGGAGTTGTTTGCCGGCAGCCAATATTTGCTCGCCTGGTCAGATAAGCTCGTTGAGCTAAAAACGATCTGTTTCTGTGGCCGTAAAGCCAGCATGGTGCTTCGTCTCGACCAGTCCGGAAAACCCTTCGCAGACGGCGAACAGGTAGTGATAGGGGGTAATGAGCGCTATGTCTCCGTGTGCCGTAAACATTATAAAGAAGCGCTCGCCCTGGGTTCTCTGGCTGTGCTTCAGGATGAAAACCGCAAATAG